The Ornithodoros turicata isolate Travis chromosome 7, ASM3712646v1, whole genome shotgun sequence genome includes a region encoding these proteins:
- the LOC135401405 gene encoding polypeptide N-acetylgalactosaminyltransferase 2-like, with protein sequence MWRKLKYLILISFIWIGGVCYFVLKRWENDKDTENHALRLKDTPSGSSLMRQFTDGQVSWKYFDEKAYISKSQLGASADAYERNKFNQQASDALPSNRVIPDTRNPQCANQRFDEQDLPPTSVIITFHNEARSALLRTVVSVLNRSPPHLIQEIILVDDFSDDPSDGQELTSIQKVRIIRNNKREGLVRSRVRGADAAVAPVLTFLDSHCECNVNWLQPLLQRVKEDHRRVVCPVIDVINMDHFKYYGASADLRGGFDWNLVFKWEFLSNDDRQQRAINPTLPIRTPMIAGGLFVMNREYFNKLGKYDTMMDIWGGENLEISFRVWQCGGQLEIIPCSRVGHVFRKQHPYSFPGGSGNVFARNTRRAAEVWMDEYKKYYYATVPVARNVPMGSVRERTELRKRLKCHSFKWYLENVYPELKVPSGGHTGAFRQGRQCLDTLGGGEGFHIGHFACHGAGGNQEWTVNDDHIAHGRYCLSIDHSSAGSPVLLRSCRGDESQKWTWKNQQIKHLNHNLCLDSDRGDIAAQPCQKERSSQQWQLVS encoded by the exons ATGTGGAGAAAACTGAAGTACCTCATCCTGATCTCATTCATCTGGATTGGCGGAGTCTGCTACTTCGTGCTGAAGCGATGGGAAAATGACAAG GACACAGAAAACCATGCCCTTCGTCTCAAAGACACGCCATCAGGGAGCTCCCTCATGAGGCAGTTCACAGACGGTCAAGTGTCATGGAAGTACTTCGATGAAAAAGCCTACATCTCCAAATCTCAACTCGGTGCCTCGGCTGACGCGTACGAACGCAACAAGTTCAATCAGCAGGCAAGCGATGCGTTGCCTAGCAACCGTGTCATCCCAGACACGAGGAATCCGCAGTGTGCAAACCAACGCTTCGACGAGCAAGACCTCCCGCCTACTAGCGTCATAATAACGTTCCATAATGAGGCAAGGTCAGCGCTACTGAGAACAGTAGTGAG CGTTTTGAACCGCAGCCCACCGCACCTGATACAGGAGATTATTTTAGTGGACGACTTTAGTGACGATC CTTCCGATGGCCAGGAGCTCACAAGCATACAGAAAGTTCGCATCataaggaacaacaaaagggaAG GCCTAGTACGGTCACGGGTGAGAGGTGCAGATGCTGCAGTAGCTCCAGTGTTGACTTTCTTGGACAGTCACTGTGAATGCAACGTCAACTGGCTCCAGCCTTTGCTGCAAAGAGTCAAAGAGGATCACCGAAGAGTGGTCTGTCCTGTGATAGATGTTATTAACATGGACCATTTCAAGTATTATGGAGCTTCAGCAGATTTAAGAGGAG GATTTGATTGGAACCTTGTTTTCAAGTGGGAATTCCTTTCAAACGATGACCGGCAGCAGAGGGCCATCAATCCCACACTGCCAATCAG AACGCCAATGATAGCTGGAGGGCTCTTTGTCATGAACCGCGAATATTTCAATAAGCTCGGAAAATACGACACCATGATGGACATTTGGGGTGGAGAAAACCTGG AGATCTCGTTTCGTGTGTGGCAATGTGGAGGTCAACTGGAGATTATCCCGTGCAGCCGTGTGGGACACGTGTTTCGGAAGCAGCACCCCTACTCTTTCCCCGGGGGGAGTGGCAATGTATTTGCTAG GAACACACGGAGAGCAGCTGAAGTGTGGATGGACGAGTACAAAAAGTATTACTATGCAACTGTCCCGGTTGCCAGGAATGTCCCCATGGGCAG CGTTCGGGAGAGAACGGAGCTCCGCAAGCGGCTGAAGTGCCATTCTTTCAAGTGGTACCTGGAAAACGTGTATCCAGAGCTCAA GGTTCCTTCTGGTGGGCACACTGGAGCCTTTCGTCAAGGGAGGCAGTGCCTCGACACCCTCGGTGGAGGAGAGGGCTTCCACATAGGCCACTTTGCCTGCCATGGAGCAGGCGGCAACCAGGAATGGACCGTGAACGATGACCACATAGCGCACGGCAGGTACTGTCTAAGTATCGACCATTCGTCTGCCGGGAGTCCCGTGCTCCTCAGGTCGTGTCGGGGTGACGAATCACAG AAATGGACCTGGAAGAACCAACAGATTAAACACCTTAATCACAACTTGTGTTTGGACAGTGATAGAGGTGACATTGCAGCCCAGCCTTGCCAAAAAGAACgttcctctcaacagtggcaGCTCGTTAGTTGA